One part of the Nymphaea colorata isolate Beijing-Zhang1983 chromosome 8, ASM883128v2, whole genome shotgun sequence genome encodes these proteins:
- the LOC116258342 gene encoding NADPH-dependent diflavin oxidoreductase 1, whose protein sequence is MTETGMENEQRLLILFATQTGNAQDAAERVEREARRRSCRAAVLSLDEFEAKRLSDEKAVFFVVSTTGQGDTPDSMKEFWKYLLQRNLSTQWLEGVCYAVFGLGDSGYQKYNMVAKKLDRRLADLGAQRIIEKGLGDDQHRSGYEAALDQWLASLWASMEHRFPMLFDSSVQIFDPNVRVLDPPKYKIFYHNDDKVEKSISKNSEFEHLREARSLVHGKFHPANSTPHSYIEMTTNSRLTNAESDRDVRHFEFEILSSDIKYEVGDILEVLPSQNPDAVDAFICRCNLDADAYITVHNADPGRGNLAHLENFKKPVKLRKFVDLTMDIASASPRRYFFEVMSFFATAEHEKEKLQYFASPEGRDDLYQYNQKERRTVLEVLEDFPSVQMPFDWLVQLVPPLKTRLFSIASSPSLHPNQVHLTVAVVSWSTPLKRKRHGLCSSWLAGLNPGTQIPAWFRHGSLPYPSPPLPLILVGPGTGCAPFRGFIQEREVQSAAGPTAPTLFFFGCRNKEKDFLYKDFWLSHAHGCGVLSEEKGGGFFVAFSRDQPRKVYVQHKMQEESQRIWNLLSDGAAVYIAGSASKMPADVTSCLEDIISKEAGVPRESAVRLLRQLEKVGRFNIESWS, encoded by the exons ATGACTGAGACGGGCATGGAGAACGAACAGAGGTTGCTGATTCTCTTTGCCACGCAGACGGGGAACGCGCAGGACGCCGCCGAACGCGTCGAGCGCGAGGCCCGTCGCAGGTCGTGCCGTGCTGCTGTTCTTTCTCTCGACGAATTTGAGGCG AAACGCCTATCAGACGAGAAGGCGGTATTCTTTGTTGTTTCCACTACTGGTCAGGGTGACACGCCGGATTCAATGAAG GAGTTCTGGAAGTACCTTCTGCAAAGAAATCTAAGCACGCAATGGCTAGAAGGTGTCTGTTATGCAGTCTTCGGGTTGGGCGACTCTGGATACCAGAAGTATAAC ATGGTCGCAAAGAAGCTTGACAGAAGGCTTGCAGACCTTGGCGCCCAGCGAATTATTGAAAAGGGTCTTGGAGATGATCAACACCGTTCCGG TTACGAAGCTGCTCTCGACCAATGGTTGGCATCATTATGGGCATCAATGGAACATAGATTTCCTATGTTGTTTGACAGTAGTGTACAGATTTTTGATCCCAATGTCAGAGTGTTAGATCCTCCTAAATATAAGATTTTCTACCACAATGATGATAAAGTGGAGAAATCCATTTCAAAAAACTCAG AATTCGAGCACTTGAGAGAAGCACGCTCATTAGTTCATGGAAAGTTTCATCCTGCTAACAGCACACCACACAGTTATATAGAAATG ACAACAAATAGCCGCCTCACAAATGCAGAAAGTGACAGGGACGTGCgacattttgaatttgaaattctttcatCT GATATAAAATATGAAGTAGGTGATATTCTTGAGGTTCTCCCAAGTCAAAATCCAGATGCTGTGGATGCCTTTATATGTCGGTGTAATCTGGATGCTGATGCTTATATAACG GTGCACAATGCTGATCCAGGAAGGGGAAATCTGGCTCATTTGGAGAACTTCAAGAAGCCTGTTAAACTGAGAAAATTTGTGGACCTAACAATGGACATTGCTTCAGCTTCACCTAGACGTTACTTTTTTGAG GTGATGAGTTTTTTTGCGACTGCTGagcatgaaaaggaaaagcttcAATATTTCGCTTCCCCAGAAGGTAGAGATGACCTGTACCAAtacaaccaaaaagaaagaagaacagtCCTGGAG GTATTGGAGGATTTCCCTTCTGTTCAGATGCCTTTTGATTGGCTAGTGCAGTTGGTTCCTCCATTAAAAACACGGTTATTTTCCATTGCCTCTTCCCCTTCACTTCATCCGAACCAAGTTCATTTGACGGTGGCTGTTGTGTCATGGTCAACTCCACTAAAACGGAAAAGACATGGCCTTTGCTCTTCTTGGCTTGCAGGTTTAAACCCAG GAACACAAATTCCTGCATGGTTCCGTCATGGCTCACTTCCATACCCATCACCACCTCTGCCTCTCATTCTAGTTGGACCAGGGACTGGTTGCGCTCCATTTCGAGGTTTTATACAGGAAAGAGAAGTACAAAGTGCTGCTGGTCCTACTGCTCCtacccttttcttctttggttgcAGAAATAAGGAGAAAGACTTTCTGTACAAGGACTTTTGGCTTTCACATGCACATGGTTGTGGGGTTCTTTCagaagagaaaggaggaggatTCTTTGTTGCTTTTTCCAGGGATCAACCACGTAAGGTCTATGTACAGCACAAGATGCAGGAAGAGAGCCAACGCATTTGGAACCTGTTGAGTGATGGTGCTGCTGTATATATTGCTGGCTCTGCATCCAAGATGCCAGCTGATGTTACTTCATGCTTAGAGGACATCATATCAAAAGAGGCTGGTGTTCCTCGAGAATCTGCTGTTCGGTTACTTAGGCAATTGGAAAAAGTTGGTAGGTTCAACATCGAGTCGTGGTCTTGA
- the LOC116259167 gene encoding uncharacterized protein LOC116259167, with protein MGNSLRCCIACVLPCGALDMVRVLHADGRVDVYAGGVTAGEVMKAYPKHVLGLPTCQNLVQKPTILHPEAELQKGKIYFLIPTYSLQKRPNNNKTNDASRSPTPTELNTRPADRTQGHQRPPAAKAAEDDYPTPKGLQRPSDRDRPVSQSPRVHRRRSRRVESCKVSMWRPALQSISEADFV; from the coding sequence ATGGGCAACAGCTTGAGATGTTGCATCGCTTGCGTGCTCCCTTGCGGGGCCCTGGACATGGTGCGGGTTCTTCACGCCGACGGCCGCGTCGATGTCTACGCCGGCGGAGTGACGGCCGGGGAGGTCATGAAGGCCTACCCCAAGCACGTACTCGGCCTCCCCACCTGCCAAAACCTGGTCCAGAAGCCCACCATCCTGCACCCGGAGGCCGAGCTCCAGAAGGGGAAGATCTATTTCCTCATACCAACCTACTCCCTCCAGAAGAGACCGAACAACAACAAGACCAACGACGCCAGCAGAAGCCCCACTCCTACAGAATTGAACACACGTCCTGCGGACCGGACGCAGGGGCACCAACGTCCACCGGCGGCGAAAGCGGCAGAGGACGATTACCCGACGCCGAAGGGGCTGCAGAGGCCATCCGATCGCGACCGGCCTGTTTCTCAGTCCCCAAGGGTCCACAGGAGGAGGAGCAGGCGTGTAGAAAGCTGTAAAGTCAGTATGTGGAGGCCTGCTCTGCAGAGTATCTCCGAGGCAGATTTCGTGTGA
- the LOC116259189 gene encoding aspartyl protease APCB1: MEPRIKGVVVISLPPEDDPSKGKTITAAFTLAETSSAPTHQNQSDRNPPIQERQMGFPPRKVFKVKRVMSLLGVAVLMFFLWQNGLSEIASHFEDDGSEEKKDDNSFVYTLYPKYGRGVEQDVALRLGRAIRRDEVRNRIIADNFAGVPSTNSSTIFPVKGNVYPDGLYYISILVGNPPKPYYLDMDTGSDLTWIQCDAPCTSCAKGPHPLYRPSKGKIVPPKDSLCIELQVDQNHKYCDACHQCDYEMTYADQGSSMGVLTRDSLLLMIANGTLTRTTFVFGCAYDQQGPLLVSPAKTDGILGLSNAKISLPSQLASQGIVKNVVGHCISSDIKAGGYMFFGDDSVPSWGMNWVPMLSNPSLKFYHSEILKISIGGQQLDFKLGDKFTSVVFDSGSSYTYFTNEAYKSLIASLKYITSNGFVLDESDTTLPVCWQAKAPVRSVDDVKQFFKPLTLQLSKKWLFGSKEFEIPPESYLVINGKGNVCLGILDGSKVHDGKTFILGDISLRGKLVVYDNVKKRIGWVDSDCSKPPKFKSFPFI, encoded by the exons ATGGAACCTCGGATTAAAGGCGTTGTGGTCATCTCTTTGCCCCCGGAGGACGACCCGTCTAAGGGGAAGACCATCACTGCTGCATTCACCCTTGCAGAGACATCTTCAGCCCCAACTCATCAGAATCAGAGTGATAGAAATCCACCCATTCAAGAACGACAGATGGGCTTTCCTCCCAGAAAAGTTTTCAAAGTCAAGAGAGTTATGTCTCTGTTGGGTGTTGCAGTTTTGATGTTTTTTCTGTGGCAGAATGGTCTTTCTGAAATCGCTTCCCATTTTGAAGACGATGGTtcagaggagaagaaggatGACAATTCATTTGTTTACACCCTGTATCCAAAGTATGGTCGAGGGGTTGAGCAGGACGTTGCTTTGAGGTTGGGGAGGGCCATCAGGAGGGATGAAGTGAGAAACAGAATAATTGCGGACAACTTCGCTGGTGTTCCTTCTACAAACTCTTCCACCATCTTTCCTGTAAAGGGAAATGTTTATCCAGATGG ACTGTACTACATATCTATACTTGTCGGGAACCCTCCAAAACCCTATTACCTTGACATGGATACTGGAAGTGACTTAACATGGATTCAGTGTGATGCCCCATGCACCAGCTGCGCCAAG GGACCACATCCTTTATACAGACCTTCAAAAGGAAAGATAGTACCTCCTAAGGACTCTCTCTGCATTGAGCTACAGGTGGACCAGAACCACAAGTACTGTGATGCATGCCATCAGTGTGACTATGAGATGACATATGCAGATCAAGGGTCATCTATGGGGGTTCTAACAAGAGATTCTTTGCTGCTTATGATTGCAAATGGGACCCTCACTAGAACTACTTTTGTTTTTGG GTGTGCATATGATCAACAAGGTCCACTCTTAGTGTCTCCTGCAAAAACTGATGGAATCCTTGGGCTCAGTAATGCTAAAATTAGTCTTCCTTCACAGCTGGCTAGTCAAGGAATTGTCAAGAATGTGGTGGGCCATTGTATATCAAGTGACATAAAAGCTGGAGGATACATGTTCTTTGGCGATGACAGTGTACCTTCATGGGGAATGAATTGGGTTCCAATGCTAAGCAATCCTTCACT cAAATTTTATCATTCGGAGATCTTGAAAATAAGCATCGGTGGCCAACAGCTTGATTTTAAGTTGGGAGACAAGTTCACCTCAGTGGTTTTTGACAGCGGTAGCTCGTATACATATTTCACAAATGAAGCTTATAAAAGTCTGATTGCTTCT CTGAAGTACATTACAAGTAATGGATTTGTTCTGGATGAATCAGACACTACTTTGCCAGTGTGTTGGCAAGCTAAGGCCCCTGTCAG GTCTGTTGATGACGTGAAACAGTTCTTCAAACCCTTGACCCTTCAGCTTAGCAAGAAATGGTTGTTTGGATCTAAAGAGTTCGAGATTCCTCCTGAGAGTTACTTGGTCATAAAT GGGAAAGGCAATGTTTGTCTGGGAATTCTAGACGGGAGCAAAGTACACGATGGAAAAACATTTATTCTTGGAG ATATATCATTGCGAGGAAAACTTGTCGTCTATGACAATGTGAAGAAAAGGATCGGATGGGTTGACTCTGATTGCTCCAAGCCCCCAAAGTTTAAGAGCTTCCCTTTTATCTGA
- the LOC116258451 gene encoding transcription factor MYB63-like, with product MARPGMGKVRSWTDTGWCVWTQQRWGGELVASPHHVEVGALYGVHLIVHLCVEQVMASTWTEIGSWLLIAGRMLGRTANDVKNYWNSHLNKRLSAKAATRKVPAAPLSQAVVYRPQAHRVSMERASCCARWIHHGKEVSTLQLFATTGQSQNGRPIPCSSAIKLQSAMV from the exons ATGGCCCGTCCCGGTATGGGCAAGGTGAGGAGCTGGACGGACACAGGCTGGTGCGTGTGGACACAGCAGAGATGGGGAGGGGAGCTTGTGGCCTCTCCTCACCACGTCGAAGTGGGTGCATTATATGGGGTTCATCTAATTGTTCATCTCTGTGTTGAACAAGTGATGGCCTCAACTTGGACCGAGATTGGAAG TTGGCTGCTGATTGCGGGAAGAATGCTTGGGAGGACAGCCAACGACGTGAAGAATTACTGGAACTCTCACTTGAACAAAAGGTTGTCAGCCAAGGCAGCTACAAGGAAGGTTCCAGCAGCCCCTCTATCTCAGGCAGTTGTCTACAGGCCGCAAGCTCACAGAGTCTCCATGGAACGCGCGAGTTGCTGCGCCAGATGGATTCACCATGGGAAGGAAGTCTCGACCCTCCAGCTATTTGCAACCACCGGACAGAGCCAAAATGGC